From a single Sporosarcina oncorhynchi genomic region:
- a CDS encoding GNAT family N-acetyltransferase, protein MEFEFVNLGGDAFAFRQEKDGKMQAEITWTLLADVMVMDHTYVSEELRGQGVAKKLLDRAAEYAREKDYKMDAVCSYVVTAFNRYKEYEDVKV, encoded by the coding sequence ATGGAGTTTGAATTTGTAAATCTTGGTGGTGACGCTTTCGCATTCCGTCAAGAGAAGGACGGTAAAATGCAAGCTGAAATCACATGGACACTTCTTGCTGATGTAATGGTCATGGATCATACGTATGTTTCCGAAGAGCTGAGGGGACAGGGTGTTGCCAAAAAATTACTTGATCGTGCAGCAGAATATGCGCGCGAAAAAGATTACAAAATGGACGCGGTCTGTTCCTATGTCGTAACAGCGTTCAATCGTTACAAAGAATATGAAGATGTAAAAGTATAA
- the yidC gene encoding membrane protein insertase YidC yields the protein MTATLFLSGCSGVQNKEGTFYSIFVRPMEWLLHYLGETFNGSYGLAIILITVAIRLVLMPLMLKNYKSQQDMKVKMDALRPEMEDIQKKMKEAKESGEKEEQMKLQQEMMGLYSKHGVNPLNMGCLPLVIQMPIIMGLYFAILYAPPEVKEHQFLWFKLGEPDKIMMLVAGAVYFVQARVSLWTMPEQQKKQMKMFIYMSPIMIMFISFSVMAALPLYWAIGGLLLIFQTYLGRKFYYKEVEPIPVTEAKPETEKK from the coding sequence ATGACCGCTACGCTATTCTTGAGCGGTTGTTCTGGTGTACAGAACAAAGAAGGCACGTTTTATAGTATTTTTGTTAGGCCGATGGAATGGCTGCTTCATTATCTTGGGGAAACCTTCAATGGCAGTTATGGCTTGGCAATCATCTTAATAACCGTTGCCATCAGACTTGTCCTCATGCCACTTATGTTGAAGAACTATAAGTCGCAGCAGGATATGAAAGTTAAAATGGATGCGCTTCGTCCTGAAATGGAAGACATTCAGAAGAAGATGAAAGAAGCAAAAGAAAGTGGCGAAAAAGAAGAGCAGATGAAGCTTCAGCAGGAAATGATGGGCTTGTATTCCAAACACGGCGTCAACCCGTTGAACATGGGCTGCCTCCCGCTTGTTATCCAAATGCCGATTATTATGGGGCTATACTTCGCAATTCTCTACGCACCACCTGAAGTGAAAGAGCATCAGTTCCTTTGGTTCAAGCTCGGGGAACCTGATAAGATTATGATGCTTGTGGCAGGTGCGGTTTATTTCGTACAGGCGCGAGTTTCTTTATGGACAATGCCTGAACAGCAGAAGAAGCAGATGAAAATGTTCATCTACATGTCACCGATTATGATTATGTTCATCTCTTTCTCGGTCATGGCTGCATTGCCGCTTTATTGGGCGATCGGTGGTTTGTTGCTTATATTCCAAACGTATTTGGGACGCAAGTTCTACTATAAGGAAGTTGAGCCTATACCTGTTACTGAAGCTAAACCAGAAACGGAAAAGAAATAA
- a CDS encoding MFS transporter, translated as MNNQKWLSISFLTFFFTWGVFVPYWTGYLTLEKGMSVTKASAIMGAGMLARSFSTFVIFPYLMKHTSYIRVIKWSTILSLFVVILYIPASPFIALLIITVLFSIVYPIILPAVESGASVLMQTERIHYGKSRSFGSIGYTVALLIVGAATAIWDEQAILYMMIGGLAVATVFFMRPAPAILEIIPDKTDEAVKKPGLRSLFATKGFPVVMLLAILLQGAHASYYNYGFLFLDDLNVNGFYIGVILNIAVLFEIIFFTQADRLLSEVRISTMFLIAAIGSTVRWILIFLFPSTAVFILSQVLHAVSFGIAHFAFIQYISKQLPHTKIAAAQGFYAAFAMSLSTAILTFPAGYLYEISPGIAFLGMTVCTIPAIFIVLATRNRLAY; from the coding sequence ATGAACAATCAAAAATGGCTATCTATCAGTTTTTTGACATTCTTCTTTACATGGGGTGTTTTTGTCCCCTATTGGACTGGCTATTTAACGCTCGAAAAAGGGATGTCTGTAACAAAAGCGAGTGCCATCATGGGTGCCGGTATGCTTGCCCGCTCGTTCTCCACTTTCGTCATTTTTCCGTATTTAATGAAACATACATCGTATATTCGCGTCATCAAATGGTCTACGATACTCTCTTTGTTCGTCGTCATACTGTATATTCCTGCTTCACCGTTTATTGCATTACTTATTATTACAGTGCTCTTCAGCATCGTCTATCCGATTATTTTGCCTGCTGTCGAAAGTGGCGCATCGGTACTCATGCAGACCGAACGCATTCATTACGGCAAAAGCCGATCATTCGGTTCAATTGGATATACAGTCGCCCTTTTAATCGTAGGCGCAGCGACAGCCATTTGGGATGAACAAGCGATCCTCTATATGATGATTGGAGGACTAGCTGTAGCAACTGTGTTCTTCATGCGCCCTGCTCCCGCTATCCTTGAAATAATTCCAGACAAGACAGACGAGGCTGTAAAAAAGCCCGGTCTCCGTTCGTTATTTGCAACGAAAGGTTTTCCTGTCGTCATGTTGCTTGCCATCTTGCTTCAAGGAGCTCATGCATCGTATTACAATTATGGATTCCTCTTTCTGGACGACTTGAATGTCAATGGTTTTTATATCGGTGTCATCTTGAATATCGCGGTTTTATTTGAAATCATCTTCTTCACTCAAGCGGATCGTCTTCTTTCCGAAGTGCGAATTTCGACCATGTTCCTCATCGCAGCAATTGGTTCGACTGTGCGTTGGATCTTAATCTTCCTGTTTCCATCGACAGCCGTCTTCATACTGTCGCAAGTGTTGCATGCCGTATCATTTGGTATTGCCCATTTCGCATTCATACAATATATTTCAAAACAATTGCCACACACAAAAATTGCAGCAGCCCAGGGCTTTTATGCGGCATTCGCCATGAGCCTAAGCACGGCCATTCTAACTTTCCCGGCTGGCTATCTGTATGAAATTTCACCAGGCATTGCATTTTTAGGAATGACGGTCTGTACCATTCCTGCTATTTTCATTGTGTTGGCGACACGAAATCGCTTAGCCTACTAA
- a CDS encoding helix-turn-helix domain-containing protein, with amino-acid sequence MYTLGERIRTLRKQRKLTLEALAGEQLTKGMLSLIENNKANPSMESLSYIAERLGVEAAELMEEVSSGELQEVLEKVEKLYHTEFDNLTDEHDQIIALIEPYADKLNQGYEAGRLLEIYSRTLHAERKDGWQIYSDKAAQIFDQLNLIPRLAAIGMFRAMVKFTEHDYESSLEILLKERKAIEARNVFIDSLTRLDFDYLQAVLHFAVGNPDEAIRVMKRGIEFSKKERVFYRIDHLYRMASFNAMMMGDEESRKYYNRKLELYADLSDDEEPRFFNKFSQVHFLTTYKKAYQEALDYIHDFFNEHQLPSYFSPYVSLEVGKAHYGLGKYDEALKHLEKVKIPDFLNHPFDLSLFYAKDAYAALCHFALGEKKKAIASIEEAVTNITPMPPSPYKDFIMETLESIQTTS; translated from the coding sequence ATGTATACGCTTGGAGAACGAATTAGAACTTTACGGAAACAACGGAAACTAACATTGGAAGCATTGGCTGGAGAACAACTTACAAAAGGGATGCTCAGTTTAATTGAGAACAACAAAGCAAATCCTTCGATGGAGAGCTTGTCGTATATCGCGGAACGGCTTGGCGTGGAAGCAGCAGAGCTGATGGAAGAAGTGAGCAGCGGTGAACTTCAGGAAGTGCTTGAAAAAGTAGAAAAACTGTATCATACCGAATTCGATAATCTTACTGATGAACATGACCAAATTATCGCTTTGATTGAACCTTACGCGGATAAATTGAATCAGGGGTATGAAGCGGGCCGGTTACTCGAAATCTATAGTCGGACATTACATGCTGAAAGAAAGGATGGTTGGCAAATTTATTCCGATAAGGCAGCCCAGATTTTTGATCAATTAAATCTAATCCCTCGACTTGCTGCAATTGGGATGTTCAGGGCAATGGTGAAATTCACGGAACATGACTACGAAAGTTCACTTGAAATTTTATTGAAAGAACGGAAAGCGATCGAAGCACGTAATGTATTTATTGATTCGCTAACCCGACTGGATTTTGATTATTTACAAGCCGTCCTCCATTTCGCTGTCGGAAACCCTGATGAAGCGATTCGTGTCATGAAAAGAGGAATTGAGTTTTCAAAGAAAGAGCGCGTTTTTTATCGCATTGATCATTTATATCGAATGGCTTCATTTAATGCAATGATGATGGGTGACGAGGAATCTCGGAAATACTATAATCGAAAGCTTGAGTTGTATGCTGATCTATCTGATGATGAAGAACCGCGTTTCTTTAACAAGTTTTCACAAGTCCATTTCCTTACAACTTATAAAAAGGCGTATCAAGAAGCACTGGATTATATTCATGATTTTTTCAATGAACATCAACTACCTAGTTACTTTTCACCTTATGTTTCTTTGGAAGTAGGCAAGGCACATTACGGTTTAGGGAAGTATGATGAAGCACTCAAACATTTAGAAAAGGTAAAAATCCCAGATTTCTTGAATCATCCTTTTGATTTGTCCCTTTTTTATGCGAAAGATGCTTATGCTGCTCTATGTCACTTTGCACTTGGGGAGAAAAAGAAAGCTATCGCCTCCATAGAGGAAGCGGTCACCAATATAACACCAATGCCTCCGTCCCCATATAAAGACTTCATTATGGAAACGCTAGAATCGATACAAACAACTTCATAA
- a CDS encoding M15 family metallopeptidase — protein MKRKSTFNKRTKSNKALPITLTFVGVLMTAIVVWFWFNEWDVNKSLNQIGIGSEQQSEEPGIDPEEVEEPEEEPVIDGEEPVDEEEPVIEEDPAVEEPPAEVEKPVTETPVPEKKPEQKPEKPVTPAPPKNDKPPVTVKPPGTPNKSGYIEGQKLPDKPKYVNGIIIANKTFPLPSTYAPGESKEARVAFDEMAAEALLSDIKLTAFSTYRAYDYQVGLYDRYVKKDGVEAADRYSARPGYSEHQTGLAFDIGEVNFEKHWASSSFGDTTAGKWVAANAHRYGFILRYPKGKESITGYMHESWHFRYVGKSIAEDIYSRNITLEEYLGLK, from the coding sequence ATGAAACGTAAAAGCACATTTAACAAACGCACAAAATCCAATAAAGCATTGCCCATTACATTAACGTTCGTCGGCGTATTGATGACAGCTATTGTCGTCTGGTTTTGGTTCAATGAGTGGGATGTTAATAAAAGTCTTAACCAAATCGGCATAGGTAGTGAACAACAATCGGAAGAACCTGGAATTGATCCAGAAGAAGTAGAGGAACCGGAAGAAGAACCGGTAATCGATGGGGAAGAGCCGGTTGATGAAGAAGAACCGGTAATCGAGGAAGACCCCGCCGTTGAAGAACCGCCTGCGGAAGTGGAAAAGCCAGTGACGGAAACGCCTGTACCTGAGAAAAAGCCGGAACAGAAACCGGAAAAACCGGTGACGCCGGCTCCACCTAAGAATGATAAACCTCCGGTAACCGTTAAGCCTCCCGGTACACCGAATAAAAGTGGCTATATTGAAGGACAGAAACTTCCAGATAAACCGAAGTATGTCAACGGAATTATCATCGCCAACAAAACATTTCCGTTGCCAAGCACCTATGCACCTGGTGAAAGCAAAGAGGCACGGGTAGCATTCGATGAAATGGCTGCAGAAGCCCTTCTGTCAGACATAAAGCTGACTGCATTCAGTACGTATCGAGCATACGATTATCAAGTAGGTCTTTACGATCGCTATGTCAAAAAAGACGGTGTCGAAGCTGCGGACCGCTATAGCGCAAGACCGGGTTATTCTGAACACCAAACTGGCCTCGCATTCGACATCGGTGAAGTGAATTTCGAAAAGCATTGGGCCTCTTCTTCATTCGGTGATACGACTGCCGGCAAATGGGTCGCTGCAAATGCACACCGTTACGGCTTCATCTTGCGGTATCCAAAAGGAAAAGAAAGCATCACAGGCTATATGCATGAATCATGGCATTTCCGCTACGTCGGTAAAAGTATCGCAGAAGACATATATAGCCGCAACATCACCCTGGAAGAGTATCTGGGGTTGAAATAA
- a CDS encoding GNAT family N-acetyltransferase: protein MIRPMTADDIGYIQHIAHNTWNDTYAGFIPEDIQTAYLNRSFSAAMLEKRMEKTHLLVAESETGIPIGFLNFTREDEDGDSELTAMYILPSYQHSGYGKQLIDYAINFLGSAKQLFVYVDSRNSGGRAFYEKQGFIQLDIFEEDFEGYLVETVQYVYYMHEHALAY, encoded by the coding sequence TTGATCAGACCTATGACTGCCGATGACATTGGCTATATACAACATATTGCACACAATACTTGGAATGATACATATGCCGGATTCATTCCCGAAGACATTCAGACAGCTTATCTCAATCGTTCCTTTTCTGCAGCCATGTTGGAAAAGCGCATGGAAAAGACCCACCTGCTCGTTGCTGAAAGTGAGACAGGTATCCCCATCGGATTCTTGAATTTCACTAGAGAAGATGAGGATGGCGATTCAGAATTGACTGCTATGTATATTCTTCCTTCTTATCAACACTCAGGATACGGCAAACAACTTATCGATTATGCGATCAACTTTCTCGGCAGTGCTAAACAGCTATTCGTATATGTGGATAGCCGCAATTCAGGCGGACGGGCTTTTTATGAGAAACAAGGTTTCATTCAACTCGATATTTTCGAAGAGGACTTTGAAGGTTATCTCGTGGAGACAGTTCAATACGTTTATTATATGCATGAGCACGCACTCGCTTACTAA
- the cls gene encoding cardiolipin synthase, protein MAGFITVSISIIYILNTLLAIALIFLERRDPASTWAWLLVLFFIPLFGFVIYLLFGRKLRDKHNFRWSGKNRIGIETLIDYQIEAIEEERFDFKLDDTAHYHDMIYLHLRNNHAVLTQDNDVQVFNDGAAKFKALLDDLENAKDHIHFQYYILRLDALGTKIMNVLIKKAKQGVKVRVLYDDIGSRGLRIKHLKELTDAGGEVTAFFPAILPLINPRLNYRNHRKVVVIDGRIGYVGGFNVGDEYLGLDKKFGYWRDTHLRIEGSAIHPLQTRFLLDWNQASAMEDIDYAERYFPAIPTKGSVGLQIVSSGPDAEWEQIKDGYLKMIFLAKEYIYIQTPYFIPDVSFLDALRIACLSGVDVRIMIPNKPDHMFVYWATYSNVGKLLKAGAKVYIYENGFIHAKQIVVDDEVSTVGTANIDVRSFKLNFEINAFIYDREKSHELAELFESDMQLSTELTYEMYLNRTRGIKIKESVSRLLSPIL, encoded by the coding sequence ATGGCAGGCTTTATTACGGTTTCAATTTCAATTATCTATATCTTGAATACTTTGCTCGCGATTGCGCTAATCTTTCTAGAGCGAAGGGATCCGGCCTCTACTTGGGCGTGGCTTCTCGTCCTATTTTTTATTCCATTATTCGGGTTCGTTATTTATCTTTTATTTGGTAGAAAATTGAGGGATAAGCATAACTTCCGTTGGTCCGGGAAAAACCGGATTGGTATCGAAACGCTAATTGACTATCAAATTGAAGCAATTGAAGAAGAACGGTTCGACTTCAAATTGGATGATACAGCTCATTATCACGACATGATTTATCTCCATCTCCGTAATAATCATGCCGTATTGACACAGGACAATGATGTGCAGGTTTTTAATGACGGAGCAGCGAAATTCAAAGCGTTATTAGATGATTTGGAAAACGCCAAAGATCATATCCATTTTCAATATTACATTTTACGTTTGGATGCATTGGGTACAAAAATCATGAATGTATTGATTAAAAAAGCGAAGCAAGGCGTAAAAGTACGCGTCCTCTATGATGACATCGGCTCACGTGGCTTGCGCATCAAGCATTTGAAAGAACTGACAGATGCTGGTGGCGAAGTAACGGCTTTCTTCCCAGCTATTCTCCCGCTGATCAATCCGCGGCTGAATTACAGGAACCACCGGAAAGTTGTCGTAATCGACGGCCGGATTGGGTATGTCGGTGGCTTTAACGTCGGTGATGAATACCTCGGACTCGATAAGAAGTTCGGTTATTGGCGCGATACTCATTTGCGAATAGAAGGAAGTGCTATCCACCCGTTACAAACACGCTTTCTTTTAGACTGGAACCAGGCATCCGCAATGGAAGATATCGATTATGCAGAGCGCTATTTCCCTGCGATTCCGACTAAAGGATCCGTTGGTTTACAAATCGTTTCAAGTGGTCCGGACGCGGAATGGGAACAGATTAAAGATGGCTATTTGAAGATGATTTTCCTTGCAAAGGAGTACATCTATATCCAAACGCCGTACTTTATTCCAGACGTCAGTTTCCTAGACGCTCTTCGGATTGCCTGCCTGTCAGGCGTGGATGTGCGCATTATGATACCAAATAAACCTGACCATATGTTTGTCTACTGGGCAACGTATTCAAATGTTGGGAAGTTGTTAAAAGCCGGTGCGAAAGTCTATATTTACGAAAACGGCTTTATCCACGCGAAACAAATTGTGGTCGACGATGAAGTGTCGACAGTCGGAACAGCCAATATTGACGTACGAAGCTTCAAACTCAACTTCGAAATTAATGCCTTCATTTATGACCGGGAGAAATCCCATGAACTGGCCGAGCTGTTTGAATCAGATATGCAGTTGTCGACTGAGCTGACGTATGAAATGTATTTGAACCGAACACGCGGCATCAAGATTAAAGAGTCGGTTTCCCGATTATTGTCCCCGATATTATAG
- the mntR gene encoding transcriptional regulator MntR: MATPSMEDYIEQIYLQLESRGEARVSDVAEALSVLPSSVTKMAQRLDREGYVSYERYRGLELTDKGSKFGKKLVRRHDMLEQFLRIIGVEEKLIYNDVEGIEHHLSWNAMDRITDLVEAMEEDGEFVRKLKERQDS, from the coding sequence TTGGCAACACCAAGTATGGAAGATTATATTGAACAGATTTATTTGCAACTAGAATCCCGTGGAGAAGCAAGAGTTTCCGATGTGGCGGAAGCATTGTCCGTCCTGCCTTCTTCAGTTACGAAAATGGCCCAGCGGCTTGATCGTGAAGGGTATGTGTCTTATGAACGTTACCGTGGACTTGAACTGACCGATAAAGGCTCGAAGTTTGGAAAAAAACTTGTCCGCAGGCACGATATGCTGGAACAGTTCCTGCGCATTATCGGTGTCGAAGAGAAACTGATTTACAATGATGTTGAAGGAATTGAACACCATCTAAGCTGGAACGCGATGGATCGCATAACGGATCTAGTCGAGGCGATGGAAGAGGATGGCGAATTCGTCCGAAAACTGAAAGAAAGACAAGATAGCTAA
- a CDS encoding DUF4064 domain-containing protein has product MNRTAERVLSIIAVILTGIGTILGFLGIAFFNLIKNDPTVRQEIEMEMMTDPTLSPADVEMVFDMFNVFGGFLWVIIIVMILSIVLNIVGIVNIWNNKNAKLAGIMFIVAGILGGILTLPSILLYIAAILCFTKKPPLQDDLQFAEQPYNDDTMRPL; this is encoded by the coding sequence ATGAATAGAACGGCAGAAAGAGTATTATCGATTATTGCAGTCATTTTGACGGGAATCGGAACCATTTTAGGATTTCTGGGAATCGCATTTTTCAACCTTATAAAAAATGATCCTACCGTTAGACAGGAAATCGAAATGGAAATGATGACAGATCCGACGTTGTCACCAGCGGACGTTGAAATGGTTTTTGATATGTTTAATGTTTTTGGCGGATTCTTATGGGTAATTATTATCGTCATGATCCTTAGTATCGTCTTGAATATTGTCGGTATCGTCAATATCTGGAATAACAAAAATGCGAAACTTGCTGGGATCATGTTTATCGTAGCGGGGATTCTAGGTGGTATTTTGACATTACCTTCTATCTTGCTCTATATTGCAGCAATCCTTTGCTTCACAAAGAAACCGCCATTGCAGGATGATTTGCAGTTTGCAGAACAACCGTACAATGACGACACAATGAGACCTTTGTAA
- a CDS encoding DUF1002 domain-containing protein yields MKKWLVAASACLLLIGGLFPSSTQADSVIDEKLGVPIVVLGANLTDAEKESVKKSLGVDKEAEVEEITVDGNDLVKYIKDGNSQARMFSSAKITRQDEGKGLVIKIVTPDNITQVTNEMYATAMLTAGIEDAIVEVAAPKAVTGHSALVGIYKAYEVSGETLDTERTDVANDELNLATRFAKDSGIDQDKVAELLTEIKKAIADNKPVTKEEVEKIVNEQLKKFNIELSEADRQLLIELMDRIRALDIDFGKLSSQLSDMTSTIKEKFGDIDPGFWEKVQTFFEDLMNSIKSWFK; encoded by the coding sequence ATGAAGAAGTGGTTAGTAGCAGCAAGCGCATGTTTACTACTCATTGGTGGCCTGTTTCCGAGCAGTACACAAGCTGATTCGGTGATTGACGAAAAACTGGGCGTGCCAATCGTTGTGTTAGGTGCAAACCTCACGGACGCTGAGAAGGAATCAGTCAAGAAAAGTTTGGGTGTTGATAAAGAAGCCGAAGTAGAAGAGATTACAGTCGACGGCAATGACCTCGTTAAATATATTAAAGATGGCAACAGCCAGGCAAGAATGTTTTCATCTGCTAAAATTACCCGTCAGGATGAAGGCAAAGGTCTCGTCATTAAAATCGTCACACCTGACAACATTACACAGGTGACGAATGAAATGTATGCGACGGCTATGCTTACAGCTGGGATTGAAGATGCCATCGTTGAAGTGGCGGCACCGAAAGCGGTCACTGGCCACTCGGCTTTAGTCGGAATCTACAAAGCATATGAAGTGTCAGGTGAAACGCTGGATACGGAACGGACAGATGTAGCAAACGATGAACTGAATCTGGCGACAAGATTTGCGAAAGACTCCGGCATCGATCAGGACAAAGTCGCGGAACTACTAACAGAAATTAAAAAAGCGATTGCTGACAACAAACCGGTGACGAAAGAAGAAGTCGAGAAAATTGTCAATGAACAGTTGAAGAAATTCAATATTGAACTGAGTGAAGCGGACCGTCAGTTATTGATTGAATTGATGGACCGGATTCGTGCGCTTGATATCGATTTCGGGAAATTGTCCAGCCAACTTTCTGACATGACTTCGACGATCAAAGAGAAATTCGGCGATATCGATCCGGGCTTTTGGGAGAAAGTGCAGACGTTTTTTGAAGACCTGATGAATTCCATCAAGTCTTGGTTCAAGTGA
- a CDS encoding L-cystine transporter has protein sequence MNTVLLSINILGLLLLIGVLYTMHRKGISFSKRVFTGLGLGILFGFILHIAYGAESEVLAKSVSWFNIVGTGYVKLLQMIVVPLVFISILGAFTKVTIGKNFGKMAGMILGILVGTTAIAAIVGISSSLLFGLDASEIVQGEAEAARGLSLEERSATMADKALPDQILDLLPANPFLDFTGARPTSTIGVVIFAAFLGFAYLTLTRRDKANADLVKKGIDAIYSLIMGVVKIVLRLTPYGILAIISKTVATSDFAAIYSLGKFVLASYVALLVMFIIHLVIITISGLNPLTYVKKTAEALLFAFSSRSSAGTLPLTIKTQTDRLGVPDGVANFAGSFGLSIGQNGCAGVYPAMLAVMIAPTVGQNPLEPTFLITLIVIVAVSSFGVAGVGGGATFAAILVLSALNLPVALAGLLISVEPLIDMGRTALNVSGSMTAGVTTARVTGELNQDIYNDSIENQSIEAS, from the coding sequence ATGAATACAGTTTTATTGTCCATTAACATACTGGGCTTATTGCTCTTAATCGGCGTGCTCTATACTATGCACAGGAAAGGGATTTCGTTTTCCAAAAGGGTATTTACCGGACTTGGACTAGGAATTCTTTTCGGTTTTATTTTGCATATTGCTTACGGTGCTGAATCAGAGGTGTTGGCTAAATCGGTCAGCTGGTTTAATATCGTTGGAACAGGTTATGTGAAGCTTCTTCAAATGATTGTGGTACCACTCGTATTCATCTCGATTCTTGGTGCATTCACTAAAGTGACGATTGGAAAGAACTTCGGAAAAATGGCAGGAATGATTTTGGGGATACTAGTCGGCACGACAGCGATTGCAGCTATCGTCGGAATTTCTTCATCATTGTTATTCGGGTTGGATGCTTCAGAAATTGTCCAAGGGGAAGCGGAAGCAGCACGAGGTCTATCCCTTGAAGAGCGATCTGCAACGATGGCTGACAAGGCTTTGCCAGATCAAATCCTGGATTTATTACCAGCCAATCCATTTCTAGATTTTACAGGTGCGCGTCCAACATCAACAATTGGTGTCGTAATCTTCGCCGCATTTCTTGGTTTTGCCTATTTAACTTTAACGAGACGGGATAAAGCGAATGCGGACTTAGTGAAAAAGGGGATAGACGCAATTTATTCACTCATCATGGGTGTTGTGAAAATTGTCCTTCGTTTAACGCCTTACGGAATCTTGGCGATCATTTCAAAAACAGTTGCGACCTCTGACTTTGCCGCTATTTATAGCTTAGGGAAATTTGTCCTTGCTTCTTATGTTGCGCTACTCGTCATGTTCATCATTCATTTGGTCATCATTACGATCTCGGGTCTCAATCCGCTGACCTATGTAAAGAAGACAGCGGAAGCCTTATTATTCGCCTTTTCTTCAAGATCGAGTGCGGGAACATTGCCACTGACAATCAAAACACAAACCGATCGTCTGGGCGTGCCCGATGGTGTTGCAAACTTTGCGGGCTCGTTCGGTTTATCAATTGGCCAAAATGGATGCGCAGGTGTTTATCCAGCAATGCTTGCTGTCATGATTGCTCCGACTGTTGGTCAAAATCCATTGGAGCCGACATTCCTAATTACGTTGATTGTCATTGTAGCGGTTAGTTCATTCGGTGTTGCAGGAGTCGGAGGAGGAGCGACATTCGCCGCGATTCTAGTGTTATCCGCTCTCAATTTACCAGTTGCTCTAGCAGGTTTATTAATCTCAGTCGAACCGCTTATTGATATGGGACGGACAGCATTGAATGTCAGTGGTTCCATGACTGCAGGTGTAACTACCGCGCGTGTGACAGGTGAGTTAAACCAAGATATATACAACGATTCAATTGAAAATCAATCAATCGAAGCATCCTAA
- a CDS encoding CvfB family protein, translating to MTDYKPGYTARLTVQGKEGSRFILDGGDEEIMINASEFETEPAEGDTVEVFLYMNRRGELAATSNLPNMTCDSFGWARVIRIDEKEGAYVDIGSAFEVLVNKADLPRVKELWPKTDDELYMTLRTDLGGNIFGRLATEERVQELIIEAPSTLFNQSLKARAYRLLPVGSFFLSIPENYRIFVHHTEREHEPRLGQEVEIRIIDIKDDASLNGSLLPRKQERLGDDSETVFRYLSDVGGKMPFSDKSTPDEIDEMFGMSKAAFKRALGKLMKEGKVSQSEGWTMLK from the coding sequence ATGACAGACTACAAACCGGGGTATACTGCCCGATTGACAGTTCAAGGGAAAGAAGGATCCAGATTCATTCTGGATGGCGGTGACGAAGAGATTATGATCAATGCATCCGAGTTTGAAACCGAGCCTGCCGAAGGGGATACAGTCGAAGTATTCCTCTATATGAACAGACGCGGTGAGTTGGCGGCGACATCCAACTTGCCGAACATGACATGTGATTCATTCGGATGGGCACGTGTCATCCGGATCGATGAAAAGGAAGGTGCCTACGTTGATATTGGCTCAGCCTTTGAAGTGCTCGTGAATAAAGCGGATCTACCGCGTGTGAAAGAGCTGTGGCCAAAGACGGATGATGAGCTCTACATGACATTGCGGACGGACCTTGGCGGCAACATTTTCGGACGTCTTGCGACTGAAGAAAGAGTCCAGGAGTTAATCATCGAAGCGCCTTCAACATTATTCAATCAAAGCCTTAAAGCAAGGGCATACAGATTGCTGCCAGTCGGCTCATTCTTTTTAAGTATCCCTGAAAACTACCGGATTTTTGTCCATCATACAGAGCGTGAGCACGAACCGCGTCTTGGACAAGAAGTGGAAATCCGCATCATTGATATTAAGGACGATGCGTCATTAAACGGTTCATTGCTTCCGCGGAAACAGGAACGGCTCGGAGATGATTCGGAAACAGTGTTCCGTTATCTGTCCGACGTTGGCGGTAAAATGCCATTTTCAGATAAGTCTACTCCGGATGAAATTGATGAAATGTTCGGTATGAGTAAAGCGGCTTTCAAACGTGCCCTTGGTAAATTGATGAAAGAGGGTAAAGTATCACAGAGTGAAGGCTGGACGATGTTGAAATAA
- a CDS encoding lmo0937 family membrane protein produces MGRLLWIIIVALIVFWLIGFAMKIGGGLIHLLLVIAGIVFVIQLLTGRRSV; encoded by the coding sequence ATGGGTAGACTACTATGGATTATTATTGTTGCACTAATTGTATTCTGGTTAATCGGATTTGCTATGAAAATAGGAGGCGGCCTAATCCACCTTCTACTAGTTATCGCTGGTATCGTATTCGTTATCCAGCTACTAACCGGACGACGATCGGTTTAA